The genomic stretch GTCATAGGCTCAAGTGTTCTATCTGATATTTCTTCTGGTCATTCTCCACTCCTCTTTGATTGTCATATTGATTTTGAAGCTTGGCTTAGCTTGATCGCGAGGGAGTTCGTTAGATTATACATATTATGAATTAGACCCTCTCCAAACAGATCAATTGTTTGTAGATTTTAGTAGTCTAATGAAATATAAACACTCTCATTGTAATATTGGTTTTCATAATTTGATCATATATTAGGTAAAGGATTTTGTAGATAATTAGGGCAAGCTGATCAAACTAGGAGGTTAATCATACAATTCTGTTTTGGTAATTCTTTTCTTCCTCAATAGCTGGAGTAAGCTTTTCACGGTGTGAGACTTAATATGCTAGGCACCTCTGATATACTGTATAAATATAAATTACCTTTGTTTCTTCATCAGGGCTTGAGGACCATGAGCTTGCAGTTAAACTCAGCAGCTGAGTATTTTGAATTATCTTACATTAATGATGACCGGAAAGAAACGTATGTTTGAATCTACCTAATGCCATTCTTAGTTTAGGTGAATGAGATACATATGTTAGACATTCTCATAACTTGGAGCTTTGTCTCGTGCAGAGTGATGAGAGCATTGAAAGAATATGCTATTGAGGCCATTGTTAATGCAGTAGATCATTTAGGTTCAGTGTCATACCAGGTCAATAATCTTCTCAATGAAGAGGCTGATGAGATCTTTCTAGCAGAGTCAGAATTATCTTGTATGGAGCAGGTATAGTTTATTCAACTATTTTTGTGCATTGTGCTCATTAGTTATGCAACATCTGATCAGTACCCTAATTTCAGAGACTTTGTACATGGCAAGCATGTATTGACCAAGAAGGACTTTCTCAACAGTCTCTTTTGATTAGACCCCCAAAGCATCACAAACACTACATTCTGCCAGGCAAATTACCAATCTTGATCCTATCTATATAACGCATCATTTTCTGCATCCCACATATCTCTCCACCAGGTTTCTGGCTGTCGCTTCATTCAATATCTTAATATTACTTAATTTTGCCTTCTTGCAACGTTAGGTGAATCCATGGTTGATTCTGACACACAACCCATCCTGAAATTTGAAGGATTCTATTCAGCTAACGAGAGCAACACAGTACAATATCACCAGACTGGTAAAATCATCCTTACATCCTTATATTGTACTAGTAATATATGGACTAGAAGGTAAAAAATTCTATAATAACATAGTGTGCGGTGCTTGATCAGCAGCTAGGCGTAAGCTATCTCCAATGAGGTATGTCACTCTCCAAATAATAATGCTGAATTCTTGAATCAGAATCCAGATTGGTCATGATAAATATTTATCTTTGCAGGAATTCTCGTTCAACATCTCCTTCACCCCCTCCTCCCGTAAGAGAAAGCATGTTGCCCCCACCTAGAATATGTTCAACTCCACCTTTGCCACACGAAGAGAAGATCATTTCTAAAGGTATTCTCTATGGAGTTGGCAGCTAATTTAATGGCTTAGTACAAACAGAAATCTATATGATGGACATTTTGTACTTTGAAATATAGAAAGAAGAGCAAGTTCACCACTTCGAGCTTCTAGTCCACTTATACGTGCAAAATCAGTCTCAAACAGACCAAGTATTCCCAACTCATCCATGCAGGTAACACTAATACTTCTCTCCTTAGGTTTGTCCATTCAGTTCAAAGTGAACTAAATCGAACCAAactttgtatttatatttttacagctgtatgttttttttttccttttcctttgcagTCGCAGTATACTCTGGAGTCTCAAAAGTCACTTCCAACAAGCATTTCTGCCGAACAGACAGATCATAAGCTCAGAAATTCAACAAAGAAGAGAGGATTCCTTAAGAGCTTGCTTTCGCGGAATAGATCATGTACTGATGAATCCTTGTACAGCTACTTGGATGAATATTGATCAAGTTCCCAAGAGTATAACTTAGCTACTCCTCTAATAGCCACAAACagccattttcttcattaattttTTCCATGTTAAAATGGTATGATTTTTTGTGTTCTCTGTTATAGGCAGATGAATCATTGTCCAAGGCAACAAATATAATGCCCAAAGTTTGAGCCATCTTGTACTTCCTGATCGACCATAAATCTTTATCATTAAATTCTCCATCGTCTACATTGTGCGCCTTAGATCATGCCTTTCAGTTTGTAAGCTTCATTGTTTTCACAAGTAGAGGAGTAGATCCTTGACACGAGAATATAAGACAAAGAGAACAAGTATAGAGTAGATCCTTGACACGAGATTATGAgacaaaaaggaaaaaaggcTATTACCCTATCTCTATTTCTTCCTTTCTATTATTTTTGCCCCTGGTTTTGCTCTTAAAACACTCTCAACCCACAGTCCTTTTTTCCCAGAACTCTGGTCCTTTATGGTGCTGCGATAGATTATTTAGGTTGTCTCTTAAGTATTTGTAGTTCGATCTATCGTTATGATTtatttacataatttttttttttaaaaatggagGATATAGGATGTTGATTTCTGAGTTAATTATCACTCACGCTTtctgatttatcctgatgatcgataaattttttttctaaaattaaaatgatcatctcaaaaataatcaataaactaattaaatttattattatttttttattcccCTACTTTCGGCCCACgcttaaaaataattatgtattttataataatttagggCTTTTAGTGCGATTTTTAAAAATCGTTAGTATATTTTAATAActataatttagttaaaatttaataaattgttgagaatttatatattatttttattttaacaatCAATTAAATCTTAGTCTAAAGTGAATAAAATATGCTATAtgatctttataaattttattttgttggcACCTGACATAAAATTGGTTCGATTAGTGGAGTTAAGGACCTAGAAGTGAACAATTAgtttaaaactaaaactaaattcgaccgaattaaataaatttacattaattttttttttacaaattgaactgattaaattttatcattaaaattaaataaatcaaactgaAATAAAATTGATGAATTCAATCAGTtaccaaattaatttaaatatttttctaattattaaggATGACTGTTATTATATTAGTTGATGGATAACATTTTAATTTAATCGTTTtaactgattttaaaataaataaataaattgatatttaaaagaAACTAAAGTTTTAAATTGACTAATCTTTTGTTCACCCATCACATTTGTTGATGGAGTATATACGTTAAAAATATACTTTAAAAAGTATTTAGAAAAAGGACTTCGTTAAAGTGTGCTTCTAAAATGTAAGTTAATATTTTAAACGAATGAAATTACCTTAAAAATACTTTCGTGGATGCCGTCATTAATACAACACTGTCACTTGTACGAAATTACTTTGCAGAAGAACTTGCTGTGCGCCATAAATGCGTGTCGCTACTCAAAGAAATGGTTCCCCTTCCTCTTTCGCCGTTCCGTGGACGAACCGCGTGAGGTAGAGGCGACCAGCAATCCCTATAAAGGTACGCGGCCTCCGCTCTCGGGTCCTCGTTGGGATTTCGGTCCTTCTCCTTCGATTATCGTTCGTTTCCTTTCGATTCTGGTTGAATTTGTAGGAGAATTAGGTCTTGCTTCATGGCCTCGAAACGGATTTTGAAGGAGCTCAAGGATATCCAGAAGGATGCTTCCACTTCCTACAGCGCAGGTAACTTCGCCTGGGTCGGAAAAATTCTGCCTTCTTTTATGTTTCCCAGCAAttggttccttcaagtttttgGGACATGGATCTGAACTTTTAGGGAGGGATGGAGCGGTTTCCGTGATTCGGATGAGTAGATCTCATGTTGTCGATATTAACTATGTGTTTGTTGTTTCCTGGTAATTGTAGTTAGAACACTTTCGTAATGATTTTAGGATCTATTTGATGGGAAATCAGAATCATTATTATCATTCTTCACGTTTTCTAGTAGAGGGGATAGAAGTTTTCACAGATTTGCATCTGCTCTGTCTAGAggagtttttgattttttttttttttttttttttttttaatgtcgtGTGTCAATATGCGAGTTGAATGTTAGACGAAGTATCGAAGGAACCAATCCACATTTAAAATTGAACACGataaagaaatttagaaaattgttACTGATTCAAGATATAATCAATATCTATAAAATATCATTGATGATATCACCCTCGGGTGACTGTCACCATAAACAAGGATCCACCTATGCTTTCTGCAACACACCAGGGCCCTCTTGTGTTTACCATTCCTTGTCCCCACCGCCCATGCCAATCCATGGCTGATGCTTGCTGCTGTCCTCCTAGTCATGGCTGCTGCTCTGCCAGCCTGTACATCTGCTCATGCCTCATGGAGAACAGAACATAGTTTTCAGAACATGATATGCAAGATCTGTGCTGGCTGATCTTTTATTTTGGTTGATACCCAAATTTCAGAACATGATACTTTGAATTTTTCTATTTTCTCTTCTTGATAGTATTTTGATAATTTTCAACCTTTTTGGTCAAAGTTTTCATGTTAAAATTTTCATTGACGGTGTATTCTATCTTAATAAgcaattatttatttgataatagaATTAGTGATGTctatggaagaagccataatattTCATAAGGTTGAAAATTGGGACTCTGAGGTACCCAACTGATATAAGAGTTggtaaaaaaagaggaaagaaggAAAGAGCAGAGTTGAAAGAAGTGTGGATAATAAGGGCAAAAGAGGAGGAAGATAAATGGAAACAAGGCCATACCAAAGGAGAGTAATTCAATTTACTAACCCATGAAACATATTGTCTAATAGAATAGTAAAACCTCCTATGTATGATTTGCATCCAAATTACCTACTTACAAACTAATATACCACTTTTAGTCAAACAACGCACTAAGCTTATTCAGTGAGAGAAGTACTTATATAAAAAGTTAAAAtataaacataataaaaaaaaattaatgtggcagagatgagaatgttaagataAATCGAtcaaatttctaaaataaaaaagTGTTAATGCTCATGAACAATTAGGTGTAGCTCTAATAGGCTCTAATAGATATAAAATGAGAGGAAGAAAATAGCATCAGAGAATACGAACATGTTTGAAAACAATTAGTAGTATATTCTATAGTTTAAAAAGTTGAATctaatgatttaattaatttgaatattaagcGTGATATCTTTTGACTTGATTTGGATGTTTGAACATACAAATGAGGTATACACTTATGCAGAAAATTAGGAATGATTTTCTAGGACACTCGTGACATTCAGGTGCCTAGACCCCCTTGCCAATAGCATATGGTTCTATATTTCTAGTACCTATTAGATTAGGAGATTAATTGAAAGAAGGGAGTGGAAGAGCTAAACGTGGCTTTCCCCCCTTATTTGGTTATGAGCAAATAAGGAAGGACAAATGCAACTTGAGATTGTTGATGATGACATAattaattctatttcattttttgACTCAATTTGGAACTTTGAACATACAAATGGGATATATACTGCTAGGAGATTAGGAAATGATGTTTTAAGTCACTCATCACAATTCATGTGCTTGAACTCCCTAGGCCAAAAACATATGTTTCTACAATTTTAGCGTTTGTTTGAATTGGAGAATAATTGACAGAATGGAGGGAAAGAGTGGAAAAAAACTTTATCCCTTGGTTTTTTGAGTAGAAAAAGGAATGTGTAGTTTCTCTTTATTATAACTTTGGATAGGTAAATAACAAAATCGAGATAAAGTGGATTGAAAGAAGGAGAATTAATTTCTTCCAAACTCACAGTTGGCAATTCCATTCCTTGACACAAAACCAAAAGGACATGGAGGAACAACAATCAAGCCTTTATCCCTATAAGTGGGGTCGGCTAAGTAGGGTATATACTGCATTCTAAAAATGTTCTTGACAACATTCTAAGCTAAatttaacttttcctcgcttGTACTTGGATTTAATGAATGGGTCACTTGATTGGGTAGAGAACTTGAGTATTCATTATCACCTATTGGGTTGCAAAAAATTTGGGTTACCCCTATTGACTGATTGGGTTGGTTAATTTGACTCAATCATTTTTTATAggtttttaattttcttataaattattattgtcATCTAGACATGGGTTTGAA from Zingiber officinale cultivar Zhangliang chromosome 5B, Zo_v1.1, whole genome shotgun sequence encodes the following:
- the LOC121987695 gene encoding probable protein ABIL3 isoform X2; the encoded protein is MHPSSPSGSSLSGDYQEASCVDDLPHQQSLLFSDGLKGLRTMSLQLNSAAEYFELSYINDDRKETVMRALKEYAIEAIVNAVDHLGSVSYQVNNLLNEEADEIFLAESELSCMEQRLCTWQACIDQEGLSQQSLLIRPPKHHKHYILPGESMVDSDTQPILKFEGFYSANESNTVQYHQTARRKLSPMRNSRSTSPSPPPPVRESMLPPPRICSTPPLPHEEKIISKERRASSPLRASSPLIRAKSVSNRPSIPNSSMQSQYTLESQKSLPTSISAEQTDHKLRNSTKKRGFLKSLLSRNRSCTDESLYSYLDEY
- the LOC121987695 gene encoding probable protein ABIL3 isoform X1; translation: MHPSSPSGSSLSGDYQEASCVDDLPHQQSLLFSDGLKGLRTMSLQLNSAAEYFELSYINDDRKETVMRALKEYAIEAIVNAVDHLGSVSYQVNNLLNEEADEIFLAESELSCMEQRLCTWQACIDQEGLSQQSLLIRPPKHHKHYILPGESMVDSDTQPILKFEGFYSANESNTVQYHQTAARRKLSPMRNSRSTSPSPPPPVRESMLPPPRICSTPPLPHEEKIISKERRASSPLRASSPLIRAKSVSNRPSIPNSSMQSQYTLESQKSLPTSISAEQTDHKLRNSTKKRGFLKSLLSRNRSCTDESLYSYLDEY